One Methanococcus aeolicus Nankai-3 DNA segment encodes these proteins:
- the infB gene encoding translation initiation factor IF-2 — protein MALRCPIVSVLGHVDHGKTSLLDKIRKTRVTQREAGGITQHIGASEIPIDIIKKISKDLIKMLGANLTIPGILVIDTPGHAAFTSLRKRGGALADIAVLIVDINEGFMPQTIEALNILKQNKTPFVVAANKIDRLPGWSSVDGAFITNFNEQKQHPNALTEFEIKLYENVIAPLAERGFEADLFSRVKDVSKTINIVPISAMTGEGIPDLLVMISGLAQRFMEQNLKLNVEGYAKGTVLEVKEERGLGKTMDAIIYDGVAKRGDYIVIGNPDGIVVSRIKALLKPKALDEMRDPRDKFKTMNEISAATGLKISAPDLDNIIAGSPLRIVPKNMVEQAKAEIVEEIEETAIQLDEEGIIIKADTLGSLEALATELRKVGAKIKKAEVGDVSKKDVIEASSYAQTNPLNGAIILFNSKLLADAKSEVEKYEIKTFEGDIIYKLVEDYEEWTKEMKELLKSDEFNRLTKPAILRIIPGCIFNKTKPAICGVEVVYGTLRVGCSVVDEQGKRLGTVKEIKDKKQENIKEAKVGMEVPISIDGTVILGRHIGEDDIMYVELPEPEVRILSHNYMGELRGDEREAFERYVELKRKLENNPFWGI, from the coding sequence ATGGCATTAAGATGTCCAATAGTTAGTGTTCTTGGTCATGTAGATCATGGAAAAACAAGTTTGCTCGATAAAATTAGAAAAACGAGGGTTACACAGAGAGAGGCAGGGGGAATTACTCAACACATCGGGGCAAGTGAAATTCCAATAGATATTATAAAGAAAATATCAAAGGATTTAATTAAAATGTTGGGTGCAAATTTAACCATTCCCGGAATATTAGTTATAGATACACCGGGGCATGCAGCATTTACTTCACTCAGAAAAAGAGGGGGAGCTCTGGCAGATATTGCAGTATTGATTGTAGATATAAATGAAGGATTCATGCCCCAAACAATAGAGGCACTAAATATATTAAAACAAAATAAAACTCCATTTGTAGTTGCAGCAAATAAAATTGATAGGTTGCCGGGGTGGAGCTCCGTAGATGGGGCATTCATTACAAACTTTAACGAACAGAAACAGCACCCAAATGCTTTAACAGAATTTGAAATTAAGTTGTATGAAAATGTGATAGCACCTCTGGCAGAAAGGGGATTTGAAGCCGACCTTTTTTCCAGAGTAAAAGATGTTTCAAAAACCATAAATATTGTGCCAATATCTGCAATGACGGGGGAGGGAATCCCTGATTTACTTGTTATGATTTCCGGTCTTGCTCAAAGATTTATGGAACAAAATTTAAAATTAAATGTAGAAGGATATGCCAAAGGAACAGTTCTTGAAGTTAAAGAAGAAAGAGGGCTTGGAAAAACCATGGATGCCATAATTTATGATGGCGTGGCAAAAAGGGGGGACTACATTGTAATAGGAAATCCCGACGGAATTGTGGTTTCTAGAATAAAGGCTCTTTTAAAGCCAAAGGCACTAGATGAAATGAGGGACCCGAGGGATAAATTTAAAACAATGAATGAAATTAGTGCTGCAACTGGTCTTAAAATATCTGCCCCTGATTTAGACAATATTATAGCAGGTAGCCCTTTAAGAATTGTGCCAAAAAATATGGTGGAACAGGCAAAAGCCGAAATTGTGGAAGAGATAGAGGAAACAGCCATACAACTAGACGAAGAAGGTATAATTATAAAGGCAGATACTCTTGGTTCATTGGAGGCACTTGCAACAGAATTAAGAAAGGTAGGTGCAAAAATCAAAAAGGCAGAAGTTGGAGATGTTTCAAAAAAAGATGTAATCGAAGCTTCATCTTATGCTCAAACTAATCCATTAAATGGGGCAATTATATTATTTAACTCAAAACTATTGGCAGATGCAAAAAGTGAAGTAGAAAAATATGAGATAAAAACATTCGAAGGAGACATTATTTATAAACTTGTTGAAGATTATGAAGAATGGACAAAAGAAATGAAAGAATTATTAAAATCAGATGAGTTTAATAGATTAACAAAACCCGCCATATTGAGAATAATTCCCGGATGTATTTTTAATAAAACAAAACCCGCCATTTGTGGCGTGGAGGTAGTATATGGAACGCTGAGAGTTGGCTGTTCTGTTGTAGATGAACAGGGTAAAAGATTAGGGACTGTTAAAGAAATTAAAGATAAAAAACAGGAAAATATAAAAGAGGCAAAAGTTGGAATGGAGGTTCCAATTTCTATTGATGGAACTGTAATTCTTGGGAGACATATCGGGGAAGATGATATTATGTATGTGGAGCTCCCTGAACCAGAGGTAAGAATATTATCTCATAATTATATGGGCGAGTTAAGGGGGGACGAAAGAGAGGCATTTGAAAGATATGTGGAATTAAAAAGAAAGTTAGAGAACAATCCATTCTGGGGAATTTAA
- the cyaB gene encoding class IV adenylate cyclase, producing the protein MIEVELKAKMEKMEIPNFINNIIEMGFKKIAKKKEIDTYFNGIDRDFKETDEAVRIRQSINLDSQETYYNITYKGAKIDSISKTREELEIKIDDGETARKIFERLGFKPVKPITKIREIYQKEEQDIIITIDEVENVGTYVEFEKVVNDLSEKEQAINELFEILKSLNISKDKLVKTSYLGLRDNNG; encoded by the coding sequence ATGATAGAGGTAGAGTTAAAGGCAAAAATGGAAAAAATGGAAATTCCAAATTTTATAAATAATATAATTGAAATGGGATTTAAAAAAATCGCAAAAAAGAAAGAAATTGATACATATTTTAATGGAATAGATAGGGATTTTAAAGAAACCGATGAAGCCGTTAGAATTAGGCAGTCAATAAATCTTGACAGCCAAGAAACTTATTATAATATTACTTATAAGGGAGCTAAAATAGATAGTATATCAAAAACAAGGGAAGAATTAGAGATAAAAATAGATGACGGGGAAACAGCACGAAAAATATTTGAAAGACTTGGATTTAAACCAGTGAAGCCCATAACTAAAATAAGAGAAATATATCAAAAAGAAGAACAGGATATAATAATAACCATCGACGAAGTTGAAAATGTTGGAACCTATGTTGAATTTGAAAAGGTTGTCAATGATTTATCTGAAAAAGAACAGGCCATTAATGAATTATTTGAGATACTGAAAAGTTTAAATATTAGTAAAGACAAACTAGTCAAAACATCTTATTTAGGATTGAGGGATAACAATGGATAA
- a CDS encoding ACT domain-containing protein: MELQGTTKNIMEQLLKYNTTKDIAQQLNLHPKNVDRYIRVLRDLGLLTTKKGRSGGAYLTKEGIYLVEKNKISLITTKVQIIAKDRIGLLADISLNISNLGGNILSTTLEKEGDNIVIIWLTVENIAINEIIELKNILKEDIKKLVVV, encoded by the coding sequence ATGGAGCTCCAAGGAACTACTAAAAATATAATGGAACAATTATTAAAATACAATACTACAAAAGATATAGCTCAACAATTAAACCTTCACCCAAAAAATGTAGATAGATATATTCGAGTTTTAAGGGATTTGGGGTTATTAACTACGAAAAAAGGCAGGTCTGGCGGAGCATATTTAACAAAAGAAGGAATATATTTGGTTGAAAAAAATAAAATAAGTTTAATTACTACAAAAGTTCAAATAATAGCAAAAGATAGAATTGGGCTTTTGGCAGATATATCTTTAAATATCTCAAATCTGGGTGGCAATATATTATCCACCACACTTGAAAAAGAAGGGGATAATATTGTAATAATATGGCTTACAGTTGAAAATATTGCAATTAATGAAATAATAGAATTAAAAAATATTTTAAAGGAAGATATTAAAAAATTGGTGGTAGTATGA
- the moaC gene encoding cyclic pyranopterin monophosphate synthase MoaC: MLTHVDENGVKMVDVSNKKDVGRICTAKGYIKLKPSTIEKIKEKEVIKGDVLTTAQVAGVMAVKNTSNTIPMCHPLPITSIKVNFELYDDKIEAIVTVKTTYKTGIEMEALCGVSTALLTIWDMVKAIEKDEAGQYPETEIYGIKVVEKIKNE; the protein is encoded by the coding sequence TTGCTAACTCATGTAGATGAAAACGGCGTAAAAATGGTAGATGTATCCAATAAAAAAGATGTTGGAAGAATATGCACTGCAAAAGGATATATAAAATTAAAACCTTCTACAATAGAAAAAATAAAAGAAAAAGAAGTAATAAAAGGAGATGTATTGACAACGGCACAGGTTGCGGGAGTAATGGCAGTAAAAAATACATCAAATACCATTCCAATGTGCCACCCCTTACCAATTACTTCAATAAAAGTTAATTTTGAATTATATGATGACAAAATTGAGGCAATTGTAACGGTAAAAACAACATATAAAACAGGCATAGAAATGGAAGCTTTATGTGGTGTTAGCACAGCACTATTGACCATCTGGGACATGGTAAAGGCCATAGAAAAAGATGAAGCCGGGCAATATCCTGAAACTGAAATATATGGAATAAAAGTAGTTGAAAAAATTAAAAATGAATAA
- the dph2 gene encoding diphthamide biosynthesis enzyme Dph2, translating to MWNLETDRVIKEIEKSNGKNIVFHAPEGLKLAVEKEIEKINDYFNSTKNLIMWGAPCYGACDLCDHELKYNNIDLIIHYGHEELPYAKPDIPTIFIHCYYIYDEIEQNNILNKIDEYLQNNPNTIITTTIQFKELLKKYNPNIILGCRANISNKPKSELEQGTEKETENSKILYIGTGRFHPLMLCYKFKKSVNLFNPTSKEFSAISEEEVNKFIKKRIGAISKLLINPPKKIGVVLSTKKGQNRINVYNKIINLLKDNNIEYMPIILNNASPDNLFYDVSAYIICACPRIVLDDYLNYNKTLLTPKEFEMYIKKDFEYVFDEILFDDFEP from the coding sequence ATGTGGAATTTAGAAACCGACAGAGTAATAAAAGAAATAGAAAAATCAAATGGGAAAAATATAGTATTTCATGCACCAGAAGGTTTAAAATTAGCCGTTGAAAAAGAAATAGAAAAAATAAATGATTATTTTAACAGCACTAAAAATTTAATAATGTGGGGAGCTCCATGCTATGGTGCATGTGATTTATGCGACCATGAATTAAAATATAATAATATTGATTTAATAATTCACTATGGGCATGAGGAGCTCCCATATGCAAAACCAGACATACCAACAATTTTCATACATTGCTACTATATTTATGATGAAATTGAACAAAACAATATATTAAATAAAATAGATGAATATTTACAAAATAATCCAAACACCATAATTACAACCACAATACAATTTAAAGAATTGTTAAAAAAATATAATCCAAATATAATTCTTGGTTGTAGGGCAAATATATCCAATAAACCAAAATCAGAATTAGAACAGGGAACAGAGAAAGAAACAGAAAACAGCAAAATATTATATATTGGAACGGGGCGATTTCACCCATTAATGTTATGTTATAAATTTAAAAAATCTGTGAATTTATTTAATCCGACATCCAAAGAGTTTTCTGCCATATCAGAAGAGGAAGTAAATAAATTTATTAAAAAAAGAATTGGGGCCATTTCAAAATTATTAATAAATCCACCTAAAAAAATTGGAGTTGTTTTATCCACTAAAAAAGGGCAAAATAGAATAAATGTATACAATAAAATAATAAATTTATTAAAAGACAATAATATTGAATATATGCCGATTATATTAAATAATGCCTCACCAGATAATTTATTTTATGATGTGTCTGCATATATTATATGTGCCTGTCCTAGAATTGTGTTAGATGATTATTTAAATTACAATAAAACATTATTAACCCCTAAAGAGTTTGAAATGTATATTAAAAAAGATTTTGAATATGTTTTTGACGAAATATTATTTGATGATTTCGAACCCTAG
- the gatC gene encoding Asp-tRNA(Asn) amidotransferase subunit GatC, producing MIDIEKIQKQAEEIVEQFSTVLESFEIDSEEEYYILDTKNVLREDDISKLDTSFKHDALKIAPKTKDDYIVVEKSKWSN from the coding sequence ATGATAGATATTGAAAAAATACAAAAACAGGCAGAAGAAATTGTTGAACAGTTTTCAACAGTTCTTGAAAGCTTTGAAATTGATAGTGAGGAAGAATATTATATTCTTGACACTAAAAATGTTTTAAGGGAAGATGATATTTCTAAGTTGGATACTTCATTTAAACACGATGCCTTAAAAATTGCCCCCAAAACTAAAGACGACTATATTGTCGTGGAAAAAAGTAAATGGAGCAATTAA
- the dapA gene encoding 4-hydroxy-tetrahydrodipicolinate synthase, whose product MQGVFPAIITPFKNGGVDYEGLEQNINFLIDNGVNGIVSVGTTGESPTLSHDEHKKIIEKSVSVCDGKVDVIAGAGSNSTEEAIALSQFAEDVGADSVLLITPYYNKPTQEGLKQHFSKIAESINIPIVLYNVPSRTAVNLQPETIKYLYEEYSNITTVKEANPDLSHISDVINSCDISVLSGNDELTLPVISLGGNGVISVVANIVPNEFVQMVNYANEGKFKEAREIHYKLFNLMKSLFIETNPVPIKTAMNLLNMPAGDLRLPLCKMEEENKFKLETALKEYGLL is encoded by the coding sequence ATGCAAGGAGTGTTTCCTGCAATTATTACTCCATTTAAAAATGGGGGAGTAGATTACGAAGGTTTAGAACAAAACATAAACTTTTTAATCGATAATGGAGTTAATGGCATAGTATCAGTTGGAACAACTGGCGAATCTCCTACTTTATCCCATGATGAACACAAAAAGATTATTGAAAAATCCGTTAGTGTATGTGATGGAAAGGTGGATGTTATAGCTGGTGCTGGTTCAAACTCAACAGAAGAGGCGATTGCACTTTCTCAATTTGCGGAAGATGTTGGTGCTGATTCTGTGCTATTAATAACTCCTTACTATAATAAACCCACCCAGGAAGGATTAAAACAGCATTTCTCTAAAATAGCGGAATCAATAAATATTCCGATAGTATTATATAATGTTCCTTCTAGAACAGCTGTAAATCTCCAACCTGAAACTATAAAATATCTATATGAGGAATACAGCAACATTACAACTGTTAAAGAAGCAAATCCAGATTTATCCCATATATCGGATGTTATAAATTCATGTGATATATCTGTGCTTTCTGGAAATGATGAATTAACCTTGCCCGTAATATCTCTCGGAGGTAATGGGGTTATTAGTGTTGTTGCCAACATAGTTCCAAATGAATTTGTCCAAATGGTAAATTATGCTAATGAAGGCAAATTTAAAGAGGCTCGTGAAATACATTATAAATTATTTAATCTTATGAAGTCCTTATTTATTGAAACTAATCCTGTGCCAATAAAAACCGCAATGAATTTATTAAATATGCCTGCTGGTGATTTACGACTTCCATTATGTAAAATGGAAGAAGAAAATAAATTTAAATTAGAAACAGCACTAAAAGAGTATGGGTTGTTATAA
- a CDS encoding 30S ribosomal protein S17e has protein sequence MGRIRQTFIKRAGEDLVEKYEDRLTTDFETNKKVIDEVAEIATKRLRNRVAGYVTKKMKKVDA, from the coding sequence TTGGGAAGAATTAGACAAACATTTATTAAAAGAGCAGGGGAAGACCTTGTAGAAAAATATGAAGACAGATTAACCACAGATTTTGAAACAAACAAAAAAGTTATAGATGAGGTTGCAGAGATAGCTACCAAAAGACTTAGAAATAGGGTTGCAGGATATGTAACTAAAAAAATGAAAAAAGTCGATGCATAA
- a CDS encoding chorismate mutase: MTNPKDRLNIIRNRINEIDEQLIKLMAERTQFAGEIANLKSELNMPINDEEREHHIKETIKSLCNKYDFDSNLSLEILTLLMEHSKELQKKACEKKNI; this comes from the coding sequence ATGACAAATCCAAAAGATAGACTTAATATTATTAGAAATAGAATAAATGAAATAGATGAGCAATTAATTAAATTAATGGCTGAAAGAACCCAGTTTGCGGGAGAAATAGCAAATTTAAAATCCGAATTAAACATGCCCATAAATGATGAAGAAAGGGAACACCATATTAAAGAGACTATAAAATCATTATGCAATAAATATGATTTTGACTCAAATTTGTCTTTGGAAATATTGACTTTATTGATGGAGCATAGCAAAGAACTTCAAAAAAAGGCATGTGAAAAGAAAAATATTTAA
- the cofG gene encoding 7,8-didemethyl-8-hydroxy-5-deazariboflavin synthase subunit CofG: MVEFLNSKNPQDIIDKLSLINNNGNKNIGNGNKTNNKKYITYSKNVFIPICNWCKNICGYCTFRRENYKLMNKQEIKEILLTGNKHGCREALFTFGETVDENPKIKEDLKKMGYNNILEYLYDISDWCLTNTDLLPHTNCGILSYEELKTLKEVNASMGLMLENSSDRLYNTIAHKDSPGKEPKKRLKMIEDAGKLKIPFTTGILVGIGETNEEIVQSLVDINNIHKKYGHIQEVIIQNFRAKESIPMSNYEEPTPLKMLKVLIVAKLILKDISIQVPPNLNSETGQLFLFAGVDDWGGVSPITKDFVNPEAPWPKIEELKKYTEEFGYSLKERLPVYEKYINENWLSCKVLEKIK, encoded by the coding sequence ATGGTGGAATTTCTAAATTCAAAAAATCCACAAGATATAATTGATAAATTAAGTCTGATAAATAATAATGGAAATAAAAATATCGGTAATGGCAATAAAACCAATAACAAAAAATATATCACTTACTCAAAAAATGTATTTATTCCAATATGTAATTGGTGCAAAAACATTTGCGGATATTGCACATTTAGGAGAGAAAACTACAAACTGATGAATAAACAGGAAATAAAAGAAATATTATTAACTGGAAATAAACATGGTTGTAGGGAGGCATTATTTACCTTTGGTGAAACCGTAGACGAAAATCCAAAAATAAAAGAAGATTTAAAGAAAATGGGATACAACAATATTTTAGAATATTTATATGATATTTCCGACTGGTGTTTAACTAATACGGACCTATTGCCACATACAAATTGCGGGATATTATCCTATGAGGAATTAAAAACATTAAAAGAAGTAAATGCTTCCATGGGGCTCATGCTTGAAAATTCTAGCGATAGGCTGTATAATACGATAGCCCACAAAGATAGCCCCGGAAAAGAACCAAAGAAACGATTAAAAATGATTGAAGATGCAGGAAAACTCAAAATACCTTTTACAACTGGAATATTGGTTGGTATTGGGGAAACCAATGAAGAAATTGTTCAATCATTAGTTGATATTAACAATATTCATAAAAAATACGGTCATATTCAAGAAGTAATTATTCAAAATTTTAGGGCAAAGGAAAGCATTCCTATGAGTAATTATGAAGAACCAACTCCTTTAAAAATGTTAAAAGTGCTAATTGTGGCAAAATTAATATTAAAAGATATATCTATTCAAGTTCCTCCTAATTTAAATTCTGAAACAGGTCAGCTGTTTTTATTTGCTGGTGTTGATGATTGGGGAGGGGTGTCGCCCATTACAAAAGATTTTGTAAATCCAGAGGCACCATGGCCAAAAATAGAGGAATTAAAAAAATATACCGAAGAATTTGGATATTCGTTAAAAGAAAGATTGCCAGTTTATGAAAAATATATCAATGAAAATTGGTTAAGTTGTAAAGTTTTAGAAAAAATAAAATAG
- a CDS encoding dihydroorotate dehydrogenase: MLKTNLFGIDFKNPVFLAAGIMGETGSALKRMGKNGAGAVCTKSIGLEKKMGHNNPTMVEVEGGFLNAMGLPNPGINEYVGEIEEIRDDLKKMGVKIIGSIYGKDSNEFSKVAETISPFVDVIELNISCPHAGGFYGAQIGQNPDLSHSVVSAVKDCVNKQPVMAKLTPNVADIKEIAKSVEDAGADGIVAINTLGPGMVIDIETKKPILGNKFGGMSGKAIKPIAIKNVYDIYSAVELPIIGVGGITMGLDAIEFMLAGASAVQVGTGVYYRGYDIFDKICEEMEQFLIEKNIKLKDIVGGAHE; this comes from the coding sequence ATGTTAAAAACAAATTTATTTGGTATTGATTTTAAAAATCCCGTATTCCTTGCCGCGGGAATTATGGGGGAGACAGGAAGTGCCTTAAAGAGAATGGGAAAAAATGGGGCTGGTGCTGTATGCACGAAATCCATAGGGTTAGAAAAGAAAATGGGGCATAACAATCCTACAATGGTAGAAGTAGAAGGTGGATTTTTAAATGCCATGGGGTTGCCAAATCCCGGAATAAATGAATATGTTGGAGAAATTGAAGAAATAAGGGACGATTTAAAAAAGATGGGCGTAAAAATAATAGGTTCCATATATGGAAAAGACAGTAATGAATTTTCAAAAGTTGCAGAAACAATAAGTCCATTTGTAGATGTTATCGAATTAAATATATCTTGCCCACATGCGGGAGGTTTTTATGGGGCTCAAATTGGACAAAATCCAGATTTATCTCATTCGGTTGTATCTGCTGTAAAGGACTGTGTAAATAAACAACCTGTTATGGCTAAATTAACTCCAAATGTAGCGGATATAAAAGAAATAGCTAAATCCGTTGAAGATGCTGGGGCCGATGGTATTGTGGCAATAAATACACTTGGTCCGGGCATGGTAATAGATATAGAAACCAAAAAACCAATATTGGGCAACAAATTTGGTGGAATGTCTGGAAAGGCAATAAAACCAATTGCCATAAAAAATGTTTATGATATTTATTCTGCGGTGGAGCTCCCAATAATTGGAGTTGGCGGAATTACCATGGGATTAGATGCAATAGAGTTTATGTTGGCTGGTGCCTCTGCTGTTCAGGTTGGAACTGGTGTATATTATAGGGGATACGATATATTTGATAAAATATGTGAGGAAATGGAACAATTTTTAATTGAAAAAAATATTAAATTAAAAGATATTGTTGGGGGAGCTCATGAATAA
- a CDS encoding Rpp14/Pop5 family protein gives MLKTLPPTIREKKRYISFKIIYNNELSGGEVVNLIRSSLINYYGVWGSSKCNPWLIDYTHPKGLLRITREEVDFVKSALISINEYKKNPINIIILGVSGTIKKSREKFLKVPHEKYYKVIQRRKKENSYKNRLRK, from the coding sequence TTGCTTAAAACATTACCTCCAACGATACGGGAAAAAAAGAGATATATTTCATTTAAAATTATATACAATAACGAGCTATCTGGTGGCGAAGTTGTAAATTTAATAAGGAGCTCCTTGATAAATTATTATGGGGTATGGGGGAGCTCCAAGTGTAATCCTTGGTTAATTGACTATACCCACCCAAAAGGTCTATTGAGAATAACGAGGGAAGAGGTAGATTTTGTAAAATCGGCACTAATATCTATCAATGAATACAAAAAGAATCCAATAAATATAATCATATTGGGGGTATCGGGCACAATTAAAAAATCAAGGGAAAAGTTTTTAAAAGTTCCTCATGAAAAATATTATAAAGTGATTCAAAGAAGAAAAAAAGAAAATAGTTATAAAAATAGATTAAGGAAATAA
- the nadC gene encoding carboxylating nicotinate-nucleotide diphosphorylase: MITDYAKKILNETLSYDVGFGDLTTELIIPDSHTSKGIIKVKENGVVACGLNFVVEYIKEHNLKVKTFVNDGDVVSENTNILEIEGNTKKILTIERTILNFLMHLSGIATKTHNVVEMVKKVNNNVKIACTRKTLPMLSPLEKYAVFVGGGDTHRFRLDDMIMIKDNHIEAVGIENCFKIVKKLSFSKKIEIEVDNIEQLKEVLQYKPDIVLLDNFKPEDIGGALEIIEENYNKNKYTYKPLIEVSGGINDKTVLNYAKYPIDIISMGCLIHSAIAVDMGLDLNKTND, from the coding sequence GTGATAACAGATTATGCAAAAAAGATATTAAATGAAACCCTATCCTACGATGTCGGATTTGGAGATTTAACCACAGAATTAATTATTCCCGATAGCCACACTTCAAAAGGAATTATAAAAGTTAAAGAAAATGGTGTTGTGGCATGTGGGCTAAATTTTGTAGTAGAATATATAAAAGAACATAATTTAAAGGTAAAAACATTTGTAAATGATGGAGATGTTGTATCAGAAAATACAAATATTTTGGAAATAGAAGGAAATACCAAAAAAATATTGACAATTGAAAGAACAATTTTAAATTTTTTGATGCATTTATCAGGCATAGCCACAAAAACCCATAATGTTGTGGAAATGGTGAAAAAAGTAAATAACAATGTAAAAATTGCCTGCACACGAAAAACTCTTCCGATGTTGTCTCCTTTGGAAAAATATGCCGTATTTGTAGGAGGCGGGGATACTCACAGATTTAGATTAGATGATATGATAATGATAAAAGACAACCACATAGAGGCTGTTGGTATTGAAAATTGTTTTAAAATAGTAAAAAAATTAAGTTTTTCCAAAAAAATAGAAATAGAAGTAGATAATATTGAGCAATTAAAAGAAGTGTTACAATATAAGCCTGATATTGTGCTTTTAGATAATTTTAAACCCGAGGATATTGGCGGAGCTCTTGAAATTATTGAGGAAAATTATAATAAAAATAAATACACCTATAAGCCATTAATCGAAGTTAGTGGAGGAATTAACGATAAAACAGTATTAAATTATGCAAAATATCCTATTGATATAATTTCTATGGGCTGTTTAATTCATTCAGCAATTGCTGTTGATATGGGGCTTGATTTAAATAAAACTAATGATTAA
- a CDS encoding translation initiation factor IF-5A, translating to MPGTKPVELGSLKVGQYIVIDEVPCRIVDMTKSKPGKHGGAKIRLTAMGLFENVKKEHVGPTSSRADVPLIDKRKGQVLSIMGDLVQIMDLETFDTLEIPMPEDVEEIDSGMEVEYFEAVGRYKITRVISK from the coding sequence ATGCCAGGAACAAAACCAGTAGAATTGGGTTCATTAAAAGTAGGACAATACATCGTAATTGATGAAGTGCCATGTAGAATTGTAGATATGACAAAGTCAAAACCGGGAAAACACGGAGGAGCTAAAATAAGATTAACAGCAATGGGACTATTCGAAAATGTTAAAAAAGAGCATGTTGGACCAACCTCATCAAGAGCAGATGTTCCATTAATTGACAAAAGAAAAGGACAAGTTTTATCAATTATGGGAGATTTAGTTCAAATAATGGATTTAGAAACATTTGATACATTAGAAATCCCAATGCCTGAGGATGTTGAGGAAATAGACAGCGGTATGGAAGTAGAATACTTCGAAGCTGTTGGAAGATATAAAATAACAAGAGTAATAAGTAAATAA